Proteins from a single region of Caloramator sp. E03:
- a CDS encoding GNAT family N-acetyltransferase has product MIRILNEKDKPVVEEYLERNHIDTTFLIGNVKYFGLENKKDLRRCGDYYGYFENGILKGIIPFYNLGSCIPHFESKNAIPHFIDLMKNNEFKFLLGMKKFIEPLYNELKSLKQSGNISDSYYFVNNNFKEFIIPEVEIKSFHEIDLDCITDFIVETNIKGFGNMKYTKDEAIKSLNQRSKDEDYLFLIKDNLIVAGANIQTSTDRISQIGAVYTLPEHRGRGYCKAVVSNLCSRIISKGKIPTLIVRKNNMPAVKAYKALGFEFYDEYLLIEF; this is encoded by the coding sequence ATGATAAGAATTTTAAATGAAAAAGACAAACCTGTTGTTGAAGAATACCTTGAAAGAAATCACATTGACACAACTTTTTTAATAGGAAATGTTAAATATTTCGGGCTTGAAAATAAAAAAGATTTGAGAAGATGCGGAGATTATTATGGATATTTTGAAAATGGAATTTTAAAGGGTATAATACCCTTTTACAATCTTGGAAGCTGCATACCTCATTTTGAAAGCAAAAATGCTATACCGCATTTTATAGATTTAATGAAAAATAATGAGTTTAAATTTTTATTAGGGATGAAAAAATTTATTGAACCTTTATATAATGAATTAAAATCTTTAAAACAAAGTGGAAACATTAGTGATTCCTATTATTTCGTAAATAACAATTTTAAAGAATTTATAATACCTGAAGTTGAAATAAAAAGTTTCCATGAAATCGATTTAGATTGTATCACAGATTTTATAGTTGAAACAAACATAAAAGGTTTTGGAAATATGAAATATACAAAAGACGAAGCTATAAAGTCATTAAATCAAAGATCTAAAGATGAAGATTATTTGTTTTTAATTAAGGATAATCTTATCGTTGCTGGAGCAAACATTCAAACTTCAACTGATAGAATTAGTCAAATAGGTGCAGTTTACACTTTACCTGAACATAGAGGAAGGGGATACTGTAAAGCTGTTGTATCTAATCTTTGCAGTAGAATTATTTCAAAAGGAAAAATACCAACCTTAATAGTTAGAAAAAATAACATGCCTGCAGTTAAAGCATATAAAGCCCTCGGCTTTGAGTTCTATGACGAATATTTACTCATTGAATTTTAA
- a CDS encoding DeoR/GlpR family DNA-binding transcription regulator, whose product MFSEERKMQIISLLKEQGNIKVSDLAKIYDVSEVTIRKDLQELEEEGLIKRVHGGAVLNNSIKFEPTFSEKSDKYIQEKESIGKASAKLIKDGDIIALDAGTTTLQIAKNITAKNLTVVTNSLDIAYQLSSKKDIEVIVTGSLLRWETRAFVGPLTDMTLKNIRVDKAFIGTNGISLKFGLTTPNITEANTKKTLISISQQIIVVCDHSKFNSVCFAKIVDIDEIDIVVTDSGIDKSIKKQFEKAGVELTISELEVN is encoded by the coding sequence ATGTTCAGTGAAGAGAGAAAAATGCAGATAATAAGCCTCCTAAAGGAACAAGGTAATATTAAGGTTTCTGATTTAGCAAAAATTTATGATGTGTCTGAAGTTACTATAAGAAAGGATCTTCAGGAATTAGAAGAAGAAGGGCTTATAAAAAGGGTTCATGGAGGTGCAGTACTAAATAATAGTATAAAATTTGAACCTACATTTTCAGAAAAATCCGACAAATATATTCAGGAGAAAGAAAGCATAGGAAAAGCTTCAGCAAAGCTTATAAAGGATGGAGATATAATAGCTCTTGATGCAGGAACAACCACGCTTCAGATTGCAAAAAACATAACTGCAAAGAATTTGACTGTTGTAACTAATTCTCTTGATATAGCATATCAGCTTTCAAGCAAGAAAGATATTGAAGTAATAGTTACAGGTAGTTTATTAAGATGGGAAACAAGAGCTTTTGTAGGGCCATTAACTGATATGACATTAAAAAATATAAGGGTAGATAAGGCTTTTATAGGTACAAATGGAATATCATTAAAATTTGGGCTTACAACGCCAAATATAACTGAGGCAAATACGAAGAAAACATTGATAAGTATATCTCAGCAGATTATTGTTGTTTGTGATCATTCAAAATTCAACTCAGTTTGTTTTGCAAAAATAGTTGATATTGACGAAATCGATATTGTTGTTACTGACAGTGGTATTGATAAGTCAATTAAAAAACAATTTGAAAAAGCAGGAGTTGAACTTACTATATCAGAATTGGAGGTAAATTAA
- the pfkB gene encoding 1-phosphofructokinase has protein sequence MIFTVTLNPAVDKTLRIPNFSVGQVNRVESLRVDAGGKGINVSKTVKELKGESTAFGFIGGKSGEYIKEYLDAIGIKNDFLWINSDIRTNIKIVDTINNTFTDINEAGPTVSQKDLEKIMKKILDAAYENSVLVLSGSIPNGLGSSTYKDIIEYVSPKNVKVILDAEGELFTEGIKASPYLVKPNKYELEKAFNIKIDNDLVLIEVCRKVIAMGVKYVVVSLGENGSVMVSKDKVLKAKGLKVDVKSTVGAGDSMVAALALSIERNYEMDYALRFAAATSTANVMTEGTQTAEYEVINELINKIEIVEINM, from the coding sequence ATGATTTTTACTGTTACATTGAATCCAGCTGTTGACAAAACCCTTAGGATTCCTAATTTTAGTGTTGGACAAGTAAATAGGGTAGAATCTTTAAGAGTAGATGCAGGAGGAAAGGGAATTAACGTTTCTAAAACAGTAAAAGAATTAAAGGGGGAAAGTACTGCTTTTGGATTTATTGGTGGAAAAAGTGGAGAATATATAAAAGAATATTTAGATGCTATTGGAATTAAAAATGATTTTTTATGGATAAATAGCGATATAAGAACAAATATTAAAATTGTAGATACTATAAATAATACTTTTACAGATATAAATGAAGCAGGCCCTACTGTAAGTCAAAAGGACTTAGAAAAAATTATGAAAAAAATATTAGATGCTGCTTATGAAAACTCTGTACTTGTATTATCAGGGAGTATACCAAATGGTTTAGGAAGCAGCACGTACAAAGATATCATCGAGTATGTTTCACCTAAAAATGTTAAAGTAATACTTGATGCTGAAGGAGAGCTCTTTACTGAGGGGATTAAAGCTTCACCATATCTTGTAAAGCCAAATAAGTATGAGCTTGAAAAGGCATTCAACATAAAAATTGACAATGACTTAGTGCTTATTGAGGTTTGCAGGAAAGTAATAGCTATGGGAGTTAAATATGTAGTTGTTTCCCTTGGTGAGAATGGTTCTGTAATGGTTAGCAAAGATAAAGTTTTAAAGGCAAAGGGGCTAAAAGTAGATGTAAAAAGCACTGTTGGTGCAGGTGATTCTATGGTAGCAGCCTTAGCACTTTCGATTGAGAGAAATTATGAAATGGATTATGCTTTAAGGTTTGCAGCAGCTACAAGTACAGCAAACGTTATGACAGAAGGTACACAGACAGCTGAATATGAAGTTATAAATGAGCTTATTAACAAAATTGAGATTGTAGAGATTAATATGTAA
- a CDS encoding PTS sugar transporter subunit IIA: MNIAEIMNEKMIKLQLDSKDKISVIRELAELLYENDKLYDKEKYIEAVLKREEEFSTGVGMGIAIPHGKSSAVKEPSIAFGRSKEGIEYGSLDGLPAQLFFIIAVPENSNDEHLRLLGQISRKLMHREVREKLLNAETFNEIIEALK, from the coding sequence ATGAATATAGCAGAAATTATGAACGAAAAAATGATAAAGTTGCAGCTTGATTCAAAGGATAAGATATCAGTTATAAGGGAACTTGCAGAGCTGCTTTATGAAAATGATAAACTTTATGACAAGGAAAAATATATTGAAGCAGTTTTAAAAAGAGAAGAGGAATTTTCAACAGGTGTTGGAATGGGAATAGCAATACCCCATGGAAAGAGCAGTGCAGTTAAAGAGCCTTCAATTGCTTTTGGAAGAAGCAAGGAAGGAATAGAGTATGGATCATTAGATGGACTGCCAGCACAGCTTTTCTTTATAATTGCAGTACCTGAAAATTCAAATGATGAACATTTGAGGTTATTAGGTCAGATATCAAGAAAGCTTATGCATAGGGAAGTAAGGGAAAAATTGCTTAATGCAGAAACCTTTAATGAAATAATTGAGGCTCTAAAATAA
- a CDS encoding PTS fructose transporter subunit IIC: MKIVAITSCPTGIAHTYMAAEALEMAAKEMGVEIKVETQGSVGAENELTEKDIKEANAVIIAADTNVSKERFVGKPLIEVGVQEAIKNPKALIEKAKTAKVMTSDLVEEVNKIKEQRKSETKGPYKHLMTGVSFMIPFVVAGGIIIALSFAFGINAFKQEGTLPAALMQIGGGSAFSLMIPILAGYIAYSIADRPGLVPGMVGGMLASSTGSGFLGGIIAGFAAGYLVDFLKKTIKLPKTLQGLMPVLILPLLSTLIIGLFMIYIIGKPVAAINNGMAAWLKNLSGTNSVLLGIILGLMMAFDMGGPVNKAAYTFGVATLSSGQPSMVMAAVMAAGMTPPLGLALATIIAKNKFTAQEIEAGKTAWALGISFITEGAIPFAAADPIRVIPSIMVGSAVTGALSMIFKSALAVPHGGIFVLAIPNAITNLGLYIIAIAAGTVVTALLISVLKKNVK, encoded by the coding sequence ATGAAAATTGTGGCTATTACATCCTGTCCGACGGGTATAGCTCACACTTACATGGCTGCAGAAGCACTTGAAATGGCTGCTAAGGAAATGGGCGTTGAAATTAAAGTTGAAACACAAGGTTCTGTAGGAGCAGAAAATGAGTTAACAGAAAAGGATATTAAGGAGGCTAATGCTGTAATAATCGCAGCAGACACAAATGTTTCAAAGGAAAGGTTTGTAGGAAAGCCTCTAATTGAAGTAGGTGTACAGGAAGCTATCAAAAATCCTAAGGCACTTATCGAAAAAGCAAAGACTGCAAAGGTTATGACCAGTGATCTTGTTGAAGAAGTTAATAAAATTAAGGAGCAGAGAAAATCCGAAACTAAAGGACCTTACAAGCATCTTATGACAGGTGTTTCATTTATGATTCCCTTTGTTGTTGCAGGTGGAATTATAATAGCATTATCCTTTGCTTTTGGTATTAATGCATTCAAACAAGAAGGAACTCTTCCAGCAGCCTTGATGCAAATTGGTGGAGGCTCGGCATTTTCGTTAATGATTCCGATATTGGCAGGATATATTGCATATTCAATAGCTGACAGACCAGGTCTTGTTCCAGGTATGGTTGGTGGTATGCTTGCATCATCAACTGGATCAGGTTTTCTTGGAGGTATTATAGCAGGTTTTGCTGCAGGATATCTTGTTGATTTCTTAAAGAAAACAATTAAATTGCCAAAAACTCTTCAAGGTTTAATGCCTGTACTAATATTACCATTATTATCTACTCTTATTATAGGACTTTTTATGATTTATATTATTGGTAAACCAGTTGCAGCAATCAATAATGGAATGGCTGCATGGCTTAAGAATTTAAGTGGAACAAACTCTGTGCTTCTCGGAATCATTCTTGGACTTATGATGGCATTTGATATGGGAGGTCCTGTAAATAAAGCAGCGTATACTTTTGGTGTTGCAACATTATCAAGCGGACAGCCCTCAATGGTTATGGCAGCTGTTATGGCTGCTGGAATGACTCCTCCACTTGGTCTTGCACTTGCTACTATAATAGCAAAGAATAAATTTACTGCTCAGGAAATTGAAGCAGGTAAAACAGCATGGGCTCTTGGAATTTCCTTTATAACAGAAGGTGCAATACCATTTGCAGCTGCAGATCCAATAAGGGTTATTCCTTCAATAATGGTTGGTTCAGCTGTTACTGGAGCATTAAGTATGATTTTTAAATCTGCACTTGCTGTTCCACATGGAGGGATATTTGTTCTTGCAATTCCAAATGCTATAACTAATTTAGGATTATATATTATAGCAATTGCTGCAGGTACAGTTGTAACAGCATTGTTAATATCAGTGCTTAAAAAGAATGTAAAATAA
- a CDS encoding EAL domain-containing protein — translation MGLDNKVINFKGMILIPLIVAFISVMGVGVISSFFGIRILIEGAKYYGIDITKMLAEQIESNSLSLEAIDEAVENRIKVIGQAIILSSQKPSSSFLKKLAKDFDVYEINWFSKDGVILYSNIDEYVGFKVPKNHPIEKFMNSNLKIYVEEDIRKDTESDRFLRYGYIKNTDGSFIQVGILSDDIFKLKGRFQYQKQIDSLRFNKNVVFAYYYDAKLRELARMEKGSTYKLTAADESYKKALNHSYSVEEIRDSLSGKRFMKVTVPIIYNNYVIGILVVGVTLDNFYSITQKYIIASSLIAFILCCFIIIFLNRKIKRPLESLSVDVIKIDLENNLDYRLNIEKDDNFKGLKSIINEMLDRISKYFYDLKESHEEIAASNEELAASLEQLTATEEELKAQYDELQSYSEKIEELQQKYDIAIKASNSGVWEIDLNNMTINISENILDILGKNLVRNGNVHDVLDKILLNEDKEKLIQKFRKHQEGEKEYINHQVKVVDKNGNIKWLLIAGRGIFDSKGIIKRLYGIFIDTTDLKKKERQIEYMAYHDQLTGLPNRAMFNNIINEELGKGSKGALMLVDLDNFKNVNDIMGHVCGDELLKKLGDIFKTFSNDKLFFFRFGGDEFLILIKDEDRINIVSKFARAILEAIKHESAFVVQGINVTACIGIAFYPKDGSNLKELLMKADTAMYRAKYEGKNKYLYFYDEMTDVLKERVEIEGLLKKAVENNEINLLYQPIVDAKSGEIASFEALIRLKNSNISPAKFIPIAEETNLIIPIGYCVIKEVARQISRWKECGFKIRPVSINVSAKQIKDDKFIDTLKGIIEEYKLDAKSIEIEITESIMLEKKDEIMKKIEYIKKLGFSVALDDFGTGYSSLNYLTFLNIDKIKLDKSLCDKFLEDENIKVMESIIMLIQSLNLKVTAEGIEDVNKLNILKKIGCDYVQGYVFSKPLPKEEINNLLNKE, via the coding sequence ATGGGCTTAGATAATAAAGTAATAAATTTTAAAGGAATGATATTAATACCTCTTATCGTAGCTTTTATTTCGGTAATGGGAGTAGGCGTTATTTCATCTTTTTTTGGGATAAGGATATTAATTGAAGGAGCAAAATATTATGGAATTGATATTACAAAGATGCTTGCAGAACAAATAGAAAGTAATAGTTTATCATTGGAAGCTATTGATGAAGCTGTTGAAAACAGAATTAAAGTTATAGGGCAAGCTATTATCTTAAGCTCACAAAAACCAAGCAGCAGCTTTTTAAAAAAATTAGCTAAAGATTTTGATGTTTATGAAATAAATTGGTTTAGTAAAGATGGAGTAATATTGTATTCAAATATTGATGAATATGTTGGTTTTAAAGTCCCAAAGAACCACCCAATAGAAAAATTTATGAATTCTAATTTAAAAATATATGTTGAAGAAGATATCAGAAAGGATACAGAATCAGACAGATTTTTAAGATATGGATATATTAAAAATACAGATGGAAGCTTTATTCAAGTTGGAATTTTATCTGATGATATATTTAAATTAAAAGGTAGATTTCAATACCAAAAACAGATTGATAGCTTAAGATTTAATAAAAACGTTGTTTTTGCATATTATTATGACGCTAAATTAAGGGAATTAGCAAGGATGGAAAAGGGTAGTACATATAAACTGACAGCTGCAGATGAGTCATATAAGAAAGCTTTAAATCATAGCTACTCTGTTGAAGAAATAAGGGATAGCTTATCAGGTAAAAGGTTTATGAAGGTTACTGTGCCAATTATATATAATAATTATGTAATTGGTATTTTAGTAGTCGGAGTGACATTAGATAATTTTTACAGCATAACTCAAAAATACATAATAGCATCATCTTTAATTGCATTTATATTATGCTGCTTTATAATTATCTTTTTAAATAGAAAAATTAAACGTCCATTAGAAAGTTTATCGGTGGATGTAATCAAAATCGATTTAGAAAATAATTTGGATTATAGGCTAAATATTGAAAAGGATGATAATTTTAAAGGTTTAAAATCAATCATAAATGAAATGTTAGACAGGATATCTAAGTATTTTTATGATTTAAAGGAAAGCCATGAGGAAATTGCTGCATCTAATGAGGAATTAGCTGCAAGTCTTGAACAGCTTACAGCTACTGAGGAAGAGTTAAAAGCACAATATGATGAACTTCAAAGCTATTCAGAAAAGATTGAGGAACTTCAACAAAAATATGATATTGCAATAAAAGCAAGCAATAGCGGTGTTTGGGAAATAGATTTAAACAATATGACAATAAATATTTCAGAGAACATACTGGATATTCTAGGGAAAAATCTAGTTAGAAATGGGAACGTACATGATGTTTTAGATAAAATTTTATTAAATGAAGATAAAGAAAAATTGATTCAAAAGTTTAGAAAACATCAGGAGGGAGAGAAGGAATATATAAACCATCAAGTTAAGGTTGTAGATAAAAATGGAAATATCAAGTGGCTTTTGATTGCTGGTAGGGGGATTTTTGATTCTAAAGGTATAATTAAAAGATTGTATGGCATTTTTATTGATACTACGGATTTGAAAAAGAAAGAAAGACAGATTGAATATATGGCATATCATGATCAGCTTACAGGGCTTCCAAATAGAGCAATGTTTAATAATATAATTAATGAAGAATTAGGTAAAGGAAGCAAAGGGGCATTAATGCTTGTTGATTTAGATAATTTTAAAAATGTAAATGATATAATGGGACATGTTTGTGGCGATGAATTATTAAAGAAATTAGGAGATATTTTTAAAACTTTTTCTAATGACAAATTGTTTTTCTTTAGATTTGGAGGAGATGAATTTTTAATTTTAATTAAGGATGAGGATAGAATTAATATTGTTAGTAAATTTGCAAGGGCAATACTTGAAGCGATTAAACATGAATCAGCCTTTGTAGTTCAAGGAATTAATGTTACAGCTTGTATAGGCATTGCATTTTACCCTAAAGATGGTAGTAATTTAAAAGAGCTTCTTATGAAAGCTGATACTGCAATGTATAGAGCAAAGTATGAAGGGAAGAACAAGTATTTATATTTTTATGATGAAATGACAGATGTTTTAAAAGAGAGGGTTGAAATTGAGGGGTTACTTAAAAAAGCAGTAGAAAATAATGAAATTAATCTTTTATATCAGCCGATAGTTGATGCAAAATCAGGAGAAATAGCTTCTTTTGAGGCACTTATAAGGCTTAAAAATTCTAATATTTCTCCAGCTAAATTTATACCTATTGCAGAGGAAACGAACCTTATTATTCCAATTGGATATTGTGTTATAAAGGAAGTGGCAAGGCAAATTAGTAGGTGGAAAGAATGTGGATTTAAGATAAGGCCTGTTTCTATAAATGTATCTGCAAAGCAAATAAAAGATGATAAGTTCATAGATACACTAAAAGGTATTATTGAAGAATATAAATTAGATGCTAAGTCTATAGAAATTGAAATTACAGAAAGTATAATGCTTGAGAAGAAAGATGAAATAATGAAGAAAATTGAATATATTAAAAAATTAGGTTTTTCTGTAGCACTAGATGACTTTGGAACAGGATATTCATCACTTAACTATTTAACATTTCTTAATATTGATAAAATTAAGCTTGATAAATCCCTTTGTGATAAGTTTTTAGAAGATGAAAATATAAAGGTCATGGAAAGCATTATAATGCTTATTCAGAGCCTAAATCTTAAAGTTACAGCTGAAGGTATTGAAGATGTTAATAAACTAAACATACTAAAAAAAATAGGATGCGACTATGTACAGGGCTATGTATTTAGTAAGCCTTTGCCTAAAGAGGAGATAAATAATCTGCTGAATAAAGAATGA